A single genomic interval of Hydractinia symbiolongicarpus strain clone_291-10 chromosome 8, HSymV2.1, whole genome shotgun sequence harbors:
- the LOC130654297 gene encoding uncharacterized protein LOC130654297, with product MAENIGTPDISSETFTTRMLYKTIRAKFPRVCQLSIEQLKEWLNNSETADSILLLDVRETDERSVSFINNSIHILPSKTDLSNVLDKIINGNKRKIIAYCSVGYRSSILAQKIYSQLKNTEDFNINDVEIYNLEGSIFKWANEGNDLVDADGKLTKYVHPYNAVWGRFLDADRRKYPLNHNL from the coding sequence ATGGCAGAAAACATTGGAACTCCAGACATATCCAGTGAAACGTTTACTACTAGAATGTTATACAAGACAATTAGAGCGAAGTTTCCTCGGGTTTGTCAACTTTCAATTGAACAATTAAAAGAATGGTTAAACAACAGTGAAACTGCTGATTCAATTTTGTTGTTGGATGTTAGGGAAACAGATGAGCGTTCAGTTAGTTTTATTAACAACTCAATTCATATTCTTCCCAGCAAAACAGATTTAAGCAATGTACTTGATAAAATCATAAATggtaacaaaagaaaaataattgcttATTGTTCTGTTGGGTATCGCTCAAGTATATTGGCACAAAAGATTTATAGTCAACTGAAAAATACTGAAGACTTTAATATTAATGATGTAGAAATCTATAACTTGGAAGGTAGCATATTTAAATGGGCAAACGAGGGAAATGATTTGGTAGATGCCGAtggaaaattaacaaaatatgtACATCCCTATAATGCAGTTTGGGGACGTTTTTTAGATGCAGACAGAAGGAAATATCCATTAAATCATAATTTATGA